The region AAAATTGCCGAAATTTTATTAGCTAATAACGAAGTTGATGTTAAGTACACAGATGAAAAAGGACGAACAGCTTTGCATTATGCCGTTCACCATGGATACCTTGACCTGGTTAAATTGCTGTTAGATGCCGGCGCCGATCTGGATTACGAAGATCATGCGGGGGAAACTCCATTTTATTTTGCGTGTTTGCAAAAGCAAAAACAAACCGCGCTATTCCTGCTGGATAAAGGGGCCCGCTTGAATATTAATGATCTGCAGGGAAATAGCCTGCTGCATTTAACCGCAAAAACAGGACAAAAAGAACTGGTTGATAAATTATTGGAGCAGGGCGTGAATGTTGATCTGGAAAACAATGATGCGGAAACCCCGCTGTTGATTGCTGCAGGCTGGTGTAATAAAGAAATTGTACAAACGCTTATTGATCATGGGGCCAATGTAAACACCACCAATAAATTGGGCGATACCCCGCTGATTGTAGCTGTGCGTTCCAAAAACCAGCCTATGGTGGCTTGCCTTATTGAAAATGGCGCGGCTGTTAACCATATCAACCATGCCGGCGAATCAGCATTGTTAATTGCATGCTATGATGCCAACAGGGCCTTAACCACGCTTTTGGTTGATCATGGTGCCGATGTTTTGATCACTTCAAAAAACGGACTTTCGCCTATTTGGTATGCCTGTGCCAAAAACCAAAAAGAGATGGTAAGTTTATTCCTTGACCATAGCATCGATGTCAATTTCAGTCAGCCTGTATCTGGTGATACAGCCAGCATGAACAGCTACCTGGATTGGGTGGAAAGCTCATCTAGTCTCTCTATGGATAATGCTTTCAGTTTAAATAATTCCTATAGCTATGGTGGAGAGAGCCTGCTGCATGTTGCCGCGAAAAACGGCCACCTCAGTATGCTTAAATTATTGTTGGAGCGTGGGGCCAATATCAACATTCAGGATGAATCTGGTAATACCGCTTTACATTATGCTGCCTCGAACGGTAAAAAGGATGTGGTCAAATATCTGCTTGATCAGCATGCCGAAGTAGCTATCATTAATACCAAAGAACAAAAAGCGATTGATTACGCCTCTATAAAAGGATTTAATGAAATAGCAGCCTTGTTACTAAGCTATAACTCGCCCAATGCCACAGCAGCACCAAAAGTAGCGGAGAGCAAGACAGAAAGCAGTATAACGAATAAAAAACAGGCCTTGCTTGATCTTAAAGAACTGCTGGACGCCGGGGTTTTATCACAAACAGAATTTGATGACGAAAAAGCAAAAATACTGAAGGGATAAAGCTCAGTCCATTAATTACTCTTTTGCTGCCGGAGCTGCATCGGCCTGAAATGCGTCCTTCATCATTTGTTCCAGTTCGGGACGATGATCTTCAACTGCTTGTTGACCGAGTAACATGCCTTTTTGCAACAGGACAGGAGTCTTAGTACTCGCTTTTTTTCCGAGCGGGGTGTTATAAAAAGCGGCTAATTGTTTCAGTTCATCCTCCGTGAATTCGGCCGCGTATATTTTATCAAGGCGATCTTTCAGCACATCCCAGGTAAAATATTTGGCCATAAAAGCGCTCATGACTTTCAGGTAGGAGGCCCGGTTTGCTTCGGGTATTTGCGAGCTTGATGCACCAACCATTTTATTTAATACATCGCCAAATTGAGTGTTTACGCCTGTAGCTATCAAATATTGTTCGGCCGCTTTTAAGTGTGATGGCTTAAAATCGGGCGTGTTTGTTTGAGCTTTTAAGTTTCCTGCAAATAGGAAAATAATGGCCGTAAGAATGATAAGGTTAAGTTTGATTTTCATACTTATATTTTGATAAAGATCTTTTTAATATAGAATATCCACATTACCAGCCATAATATAGCCACCGTAAATATAGCACTAACCAGGGAAGCATTGACGGGCGAAAAGTAAGGTGCAAAGAAGGTTTGATAAATGGAAGCCCCGCCAATTTTGATCATACCCATATAATGCGGAATATAGCCCGACAATACATAGGCGGTAATGGCGTTGGCCCCGAAAACCACAAAAAAGTAGGTGAACCGTTTACGGCCCTGTACATCAATAAGCCAATAGCATAAGGCCAGGGCAATAGTGGCCAATCCACCTGTATAGAGTACGAATGAGCTTGTCCATAAAGCTTTGTTGATAGGGAAGAACAGATCCCAGATAAGCCCCAGCACCACGGCAATTACGCCATAGGTAAACATCCAGCTTACTTTAACATTATCATCGCGATCCTTTCGTTTTAACCAGCTGCCTACGCGGATACCAAACAAACCGGTAGCGATAGCAGGCAGTGTGCCCAGCAAGCCTTCCGGATCCCAGGTGTGTGATTCGCGCCAGAGGTGATTAGTGGTAAATACCAATCGATCTATCCAGGCACCCATATTAGTTTCGGGTTTCAAATTGGCATAGCCTATACCAGGCACCGGTATGCAGGTCATGATGATAAAGTAACCAATGAGCGCGAAGGCAAATATCCAGTCGCGGGTTTTTTGTGATGTTTTGAGGTAAAGAATAGTACAGATAAAATAAACCAGCGCTATGCGCGGTAACACGCCCGGCAGGCGCAGATGTGCCAATCCACCATCCGGATGAAAGATCAATTGCGTGATCCAGGGAATAGCGATCAGGATAGCGGTACGACGCAAAGCATTCAACAATAATTTACCATGCGGTACGGTAGCCTTTTTGCTTTCCATCGCATACACCACAGATACCCCCACCATAAACAGGAAAAAAGGAAACACCAGGTCGGTAGGTGTACAGCCATCCCATTTGGAGTGTTCCAACGGCGCATAAATATGCCCCCAATCGCCGGGATCATTTACTAATATCATGGCAGCGATGGTAGCACCGCGGAAAACATCGAGGGAGAGGAGCCTTGGGTTTTTCTCAGCTGTAATTGTTTTACTCATTTCTTGTTTTATTTCCAGTTTTCGAATCTATAGCAGTCATACGCGCAAAGGAACTTAGGTAATTTATCAGAAATTAAAACGGTTTTAATTTTCGAATTCGACTCTTCCGATTTAAAATACAATTTGTTATTCAATAACTTATATGGAAGTTCATCAGGCATATTTAAATGATATTCTCCCACAATTTTACCATTAGGATTTAGAAAGAATAACGAACTATTGCCATGCATAACTATTGCAGCCCGGACGCATGTAAAATCGCTGATCACATGATAAATTATTTTACCTTCTCGTGATCGGATAGCACCTAAATATATTTGCCTCGATTTATAATCTTTTTCATTCCGGGTAATTTTATAGCCCGGATACCCGTTGTTTATTAACGGTTGATAACCTGTAGATTGAGCATAACTATGGCTAGCGGAAAAAGTAATTATCAGTAAACATGTAAACCATACTCGTTTATTCACTCTGTTGATAAATGGAGACTTCAATTCCTATTCCCAGATCTGCACTAAGTTTTACCAGCTCGACAGGCAGATACTGTGTTTGTGTGAATTTATCTGGATTATATTCTACAGCGAAATCTAATGTTGCGTATTGAATTTCGGGTATCGATTTTATGTATTGTAATTTTTGCAGATGTTTATTTAAATACTCAACAGCATCCTGTACTTGTTGATTAAACGAATCAAATCAGCTTCACTCACTTTTAAATTACAATCGGAAAAATTTCGTTTTTCACCACCGGGTTTGGATTCGATCCTTGGCTCACCCGTATAAAATTTAGCATTTGGCAATATTTTACTTTGCCTGATAAAATTGTCTACATCAAATTCCTTGCCCGTTATTCTAAGTATGCAAGACATGAGCTCCTTGTTAAAAGATTAAGAGACACATGTAATGTGTCTCTACGAAAATAAAAAATGTAGAGACGCATCACATGCGTCTAACCTGCTTAAAATATATAACGCTTAAACGCTTCCATAGCTTCATATTCAGCAAGCCCAAGACGATCATAACGCTGAGCGGTGTCGCGTGTACGATCTTCGGC is a window of Mucilaginibacter inviolabilis DNA encoding:
- a CDS encoding ankyrin repeat domain-containing protein codes for the protein MSFIIACESGKRKIAEILLANNEVDVKYTDEKGRTALHYAVHHGYLDLVKLLLDAGADLDYEDHAGETPFYFACLQKQKQTALFLLDKGARLNINDLQGNSLLHLTAKTGQKELVDKLLEQGVNVDLENNDAETPLLIAAGWCNKEIVQTLIDHGANVNTTNKLGDTPLIVAVRSKNQPMVACLIENGAAVNHINHAGESALLIACYDANRALTTLLVDHGADVLITSKNGLSPIWYACAKNQKEMVSLFLDHSIDVNFSQPVSGDTASMNSYLDWVESSSSLSMDNAFSLNNSYSYGGESLLHVAAKNGHLSMLKLLLERGANINIQDESGNTALHYAASNGKKDVVKYLLDQHAEVAIINTKEQKAIDYASIKGFNEIAALLLSYNSPNATAAPKVAESKTESSITNKKQALLDLKELLDAGVLSQTEFDDEKAKILKG
- a CDS encoding DUF2059 domain-containing protein is translated as MKIKLNLIILTAIIFLFAGNLKAQTNTPDFKPSHLKAAEQYLIATGVNTQFGDVLNKMVGASSSQIPEANRASYLKVMSAFMAKYFTWDVLKDRLDKIYAAEFTEDELKQLAAFYNTPLGKKASTKTPVLLQKGMLLGQQAVEDHRPELEQMMKDAFQADAAPAAKE
- a CDS encoding acyltransferase family protein; amino-acid sequence: MSKTITAEKNPRLLSLDVFRGATIAAMILVNDPGDWGHIYAPLEHSKWDGCTPTDLVFPFFLFMVGVSVVYAMESKKATVPHGKLLLNALRRTAILIAIPWITQLIFHPDGGLAHLRLPGVLPRIALVYFICTILYLKTSQKTRDWIFAFALIGYFIIMTCIPVPGIGYANLKPETNMGAWIDRLVFTTNHLWRESHTWDPEGLLGTLPAIATGLFGIRVGSWLKRKDRDDNVKVSWMFTYGVIAVVLGLIWDLFFPINKALWTSSFVLYTGGLATIALALCYWLIDVQGRKRFTYFFVVFGANAITAYVLSGYIPHYMGMIKIGGASIYQTFFAPYFSPVNASLVSAIFTVAILWLVMWIFYIKKIFIKI